Proteins encoded by one window of Rhodamnia argentea isolate NSW1041297 chromosome 6, ASM2092103v1, whole genome shotgun sequence:
- the LOC115748432 gene encoding calreticulin-3-like, producing the protein MAGNKHKQLFLLPLSPLCLALLLLLLPSLARFALSEIIFEERFLDGWKSRWVVSDWKRSEGKAGTFKHTAGKWPGDPDDKGIQTTKDAAHSAISAKLPEFSNKDRTLVFQYSIKSEQDIECGGGYIKLLSGFVNQKKFGGDTPYSIMFGPDLCGTQTKKLHVILSYQGQNYPIKKDLQCETDKLTHFYTFILRPDATYSILVDNRERDSGSMYTDWDILPPRKIKDVKAKKPADWDDREYIEDPNEVKPEGYDSIPAEIPDPKAKEPDNWDEEEDGVWKPPKVPNPAYKGPWKRKKIKNPNYKGKWKIPWIDNPEFEDDPDLYVMKPIKYIGIEVWQVKAGSIFDNILICDDPEYAKQVVEEVFANREMEKEAFEEAEKVRKAQEEEEAQRAREEGEKRRRERGHDRRYRDRYRDKYRRHDRHDYLDDYHDEL; encoded by the exons ATGGCGGGGAATAAGCACAAGCAGCTCTTCCTGCTTCCGTTGTCGCCACTCTGTCTcgctcttctccttcttctccttccctctctcgcTCGCTTCGCCCTGTCCGAGATCATCTTCGAGGAGCGCTTTctcg ATGGATGGAAGAGCCGCTGGGTGGTGTCTGACTGGAAGAGGAGCGAAGGGAAGGCCGGGACATTCAAGCATACAGCCGGAAAGTGGCCTGGTGATCCGGACGACAAAG GTATCCAGACTACTAAGGATGCGGCGCACTCTGCAATATCTGCGAAGCTGCCGGAGTTCAGCAACAAGGACAGGACTCTGGTTTTCCAATACTCCATTAAGTCAGAACAAGATATTGAGTGCGGCGGTGGTTACATAAAGCTTCTCTCCGGATTTGTCAATCAGAAGAAGTTTGGTGGGGATACTCCTTACAG CATAATGTTTGGACCAGATCTATGTGGTACACAGACAAAGAAACTCCATGTCATTCTTTCCTACCAAGGGCAAAATTACCCCATCAAGAAGGATTTGCAATGTGAAACGGACAAGTTGACTCATTTTTACACATTCATCCTCAGGCCAGATGCTACCTATAGCATTCTGGTTGATAACCGAGAAAGGGATTCAGGAAGCATGTATACAGATTGGGACATCCTTCCTCCACGAAAAATCAAAGATGTCAAGGCTAAAAAG CCTGCAGACTGGGATGACAGAGAATACATTGAAGACCCTAATGAAGTCAAACCTGAG GGATATGATTCAATTCCTGCTGAGATTCCTGATCCAAAAGCTAAAGAG CCTGATAATTGGGATGAAGAAGAGGATGGAGTATGGAAACCACCAAAAGTACCAAATCCTGCCTATAAAGGACCATGGAAGCGGAAG AAAATAAAGAATCCCAATTATAAGGGAAAATGGAAGATCCCTTGGATCGACAATCCAG AGTTTGAGGACGACCCTGACCTTTATGTCATGAAGCCAATAAAATATATAGGCATTGAGGTTTGGCAG GTAAAGGCAGGTTCAATATTCGACAATATCTTGATTTGCGATGATCCAGAATATGCAAAACAAGTGGTGGAGGAAGTATTCGCCAATCGAGAG ATGGAAAAGGAGGCCTTTGAAGAAGCAGAAAAAGTGAGGAAAGCGCAAGAAGAAGAG GAAGCTCAAAGAGCAAGGGAGGAAGGTGAAAAGAGAAGACGCGAGAGGGGTCATGATCGGCGATATCGAGATAGATACAGAGATAAATATAGAAGG CATGATCGCCATGACTACTTGGATGATTATCAT GACGAGCTTTGA
- the LOC115748433 gene encoding luc7-like protein, with protein sequence MDAIRKQLDVLMGANRNGDVREVNRKYYDRDVCRMFLVGLCPHELFQLTKMDMGPCPKVHSLQLRKEYEEAKAKGIDNYDRDLEDVIDRLIVECDRKISRALKRLEEDDAKAAIAISVSEVTQTPEVLELSKQIKEKLKEADQHDHEGKTDLKIRALEIVEELRTKRADKQSMLLLDAFNKDRASLPQPLPNPPPLAPLPVVAPDPRTQEMINEKLKKAEDLGEQGMVDEAQKALEEAEALKKLHARQEPAQDSAKYTAADVRITDQKLRVCDICGAFLSVYDSDRRLADHFGGKLHLGYMQIRDKLAELQEERNKIRKVDRPDERKSKERSRDRDRESSKDREQGESRDKGKDYDRRSRDRDRYHERDRGYERERDRDIERSRSYDSRTRRRSRSRSQERSRDYDRHRRRDRY encoded by the exons ATGGATGCGATACGGAAGCAGCTGGACGTGCTCATGGGCGCCAACCGCAACGGCGACGTACGCGAGGTCAATCGCAAGTACTACGACCGCGACGTCTGCCGCATGTTCCTCGTCGGCCTTTGCCCTCACGAGCTCTTTCAGCTCACG AAAATGGATATGGGGCCGTGCCCGAAGGTCCACTCGCTTCAGCTCCGGAAAGA ATACGAAGAAGCCAAAGCAAAAGGCATCGATAATTATGACCGAGACTTGGAGGATGTCATAGATCGTCTCATCGTAGAGTGTGATAGAAAAATCTCTAGAGCTCTCAAGAGACTGGAGGAGGATGATGCAAAGGCTGCTATTGCGATCTCTGTGTCTGAGGTTACACAG ACACCAGAGGTACTTGAGTTGTCAAAGCAGATCAAGGAGAAGCTAAAAGAAGCTGACCAACATG ATCATGAAGGCAAGACAGATCTCAAGATTCGAGCTTTGGAGATTGTCGAAGAACTCAGAACTAAAAGAGCAGACAAGCAG TCCATGCTTCTTTTGGATGCATTCAATAAAGACAGGGCATCTTTACCGCAACCTCTGCCAAACCCACCACCTTTGGCCCCCTTGCCAGTAGTTGCTCCCGATCCTCGCACTCAAGAGATGATAAATGAGAAGCTGAAGAAAGCAGAGGATCTTG GTGAGCAAGGTATGGTGGACGAAGCACAAAAAGCATTGGAAGAGGCTGAAGCACTTAAAAAG CTGCATGCTAGACAGGAACCTGCACAGGATTCTGCTAAGTACACTGCTGCAGATGTGCGAATT ACTGACCAGAAGCTACGTGTTTGTGACATTTGTGGAGCATTCCTCAGTGTCTATGACAG CGACCGTCGTTTAGCAGATCACTTTGGAGGGAAGCTTCATTTGGGTTATATGCAAATTCGTGATAAATTGGCAGAGCTACAG GAAGAGAGAAACAAGATCCGTAAGGTTGATCGCCCTGATGAAAGAAA ATCAAAAGAAAGGAGCAGGGATCGTGATAGGGAATCAAGTAAGGATCGAGAACAGGGGGAGAGTCGTGATAAAGGGAAGGATTATGATCGTAGGAGCCGGGATCGTGATAGGTACCATGAGAGAGATCGTGGATATGAAAGGGAGCGTGACCGAGATATAGAGCGTTCCCGCAGCTATGACTCGAGAACTCGTCGCAGATCACGATCGAGGTCGCAGGAACGTTCGAGGGATTATGACCGCCACAG GCGTCGTGACCGCTACTAG